AAGCCGAACTGCAGCACGCCGGACAGCAGCACCGCGAGCAGGAACGCGGAGAAGCTGCCGAGTTGCGCGATGCCTTCGACGACGATCACGACGAGGCCGGCGGCCGGCCCGCTGACCGACAGCGACGAGCCGCTCAGCAGCGCGACGATGATGCCGCCGACGATGCCGGACACGAGCCCGGCGAACGGCTCGACGCCCGATGCATTGGCGATGCCGAGACACAGCGGCAGCGCGACGAGGAAAACGACGATGCCGGCGACGATGTCGCGCGGCAGGGTGGACAGGCGCTCGTTCAGTTTCATGGTTGGGGCGATTTCATTGGCGTAGGGGGAGGGCGCGGGTCAGCCGAGTGCGGCGGCCGTGGCGGCATGCTCCGGTTCGACTTCGGCCGGCGTTGCCGGGTAGCCCGAATCGAGCTCCTTCAGGCGGCCGTCGGCGAGCGAGAAGATCCAGCCGTGCACGAGCGGCGGACGCTGCCGGCCATGCACGATCGGCGATGCACGCAGCAGCCGCACCTGTTCGAGCACGTTCAGCTCGGCGAGGCGGTCGGCTGCGGCCGTGTCGTCGAGCCCGTCGAGCGTGTCGCGATGGCGCCGCGCGAGCGCGCAGAGCGGCGCGATGCGGCGCGCGACGTGCGGCAGGTCGGCCGGCGGCGGCAGCAGCGATGCACGCACGCCGCCGCATCCGTAGTGGCCGCACACGATCACGTGGTCGACCCCGAGCACGCGCACGG
This window of the Burkholderia cepacia GG4 genome carries:
- a CDS encoding carbonic anhydrase; protein product: MNRPKSMLVANIAWARETREHTPGFFDALARGQNPRVLWIGCADSRVPAETITHSVPGELFVHRNIANLFHPDDDNSASVLEYAVRVLGVDHVIVCGHYGCGGVRASLLPPPADLPHVARRIAPLCALARRHRDTLDGLDDTAAADRLAELNVLEQVRLLRASPIVHGRQRPPLVHGWIFSLADGRLKELDSGYPATPAEVEPEHAATAAALG